The Danio aesculapii chromosome 22, fDanAes4.1, whole genome shotgun sequence genomic sequence ttcttgataagaTCTTGACTTGtcatgggtaacaaatgtgccagactacatgtTTCTTCTGGTCTGGGCGTGTTTGCGATTGCTTGCTCTTGCGCATCTGGTGTTCGTCTGTCTGCAGTGTGGTGTTTCATTCCCAGCATCTCAGTGTAGTTGGTTTCGGTTGTGGTCGGCGCTGGGATGAAACATGTATactgcatgtgtgagtgcacggtgAGTGTTTTCATTCATTGTGTACTCGTGTCTTGCGTTCAGTCctctgttggtgttgtgtttagcacgGTCAAGTGTTGTCATGAACATGCGGTTAATGAGTtatctcattggctgcgtgttctagggGCTGTTTCATAAAAGTGGTTAAGAAAAGCGGGGATTAAAGTCAAAAACCTGACTTCAGTGAGCCGAACTAAAGATCAACTCTTAAATTGGTTCCATAACAGCAAGTTGAAAATCATTTGATCTAACTAATCTGAGTTCAgtttatataatctatataacTGCTCGTGCATGCTACTGTCGGGAAACCCTGAAGGTCGAGCATAGATGCGTTGGCCATGTTGTGTGCTACCATGGCAACTTCGAGAAATGAAAGAGCTCAGAGATGAGACACAGATGTTCACAGTGAGTAAGCCATGTTGGTTTTAAACATATAATAACTTAAACATATTTATCAAAAACTACAGCTTGCTACAAAGCAAGTGAGAAGCAGACATGACATTGCAGATCGTCTCAATTAAAAAATAGACCATTATCTATTACTTTTAacgttaaattaaatatttgtcgCAATACATTGAAATCGTACttgactgtgagtgtgtgtgagagagagcttgAGAGAATGCACGCTTACTGCCAATTGTTGCTTGCAAGGAAAAGTTTTAATGTATTGCAGGCTCACTGTAACATATAAAATGTGCTTAACTTCAGCACATTAAGTTTAACTTAATGCACAAGTGGTAAGATTTTTTAATTTGCTACCGAAACCGCTGTAGAATGCTGCTTTCCCTTTGACATGTGTGTTTCCTGGCCCTGTGGGAAAAAATCTTCACAGTAAAGTGAGGCTACTGCTCGGCCTAAACcttggaactaatctaacaacaaATAAACTGAAGATctcagtccaaaaattagtacacccaaattaatatgttgtggtaaaataagtaaaattttaataaccaggaaaaataaatcaacataaacattaaaaaaattagttgaaatgttgtagtttgtatgttttgtttgcaataacttattttaatttaaatgtttatatcaatctatttctaaaaatgtttggtatatatatatttactattaagtGAATTAAATTTTTAATCTCAGTTAAGAGAAATAAAATTGCATCAAATTACAGCAGGCGAATGTTAACATTACTTTGATTAAGCTTGAATTTGACGTAGCCTGAGAGTTAACCTGCCCCGGACCAGGCTAGTTTCCCAGCATAAGTTGCCAGAGTAACTGAGTTCGAACTATTGcaaatttgatttatgaaacaGAATCTGCCATTAATAAAACTGACTTACCAAAATAAGCCtggcttaagctgcggtcacactgggcttttctccccatagacttccattcatacgcacgcgaatgcgtcagactggaaacgcaaggtcatgcgtcaagtttcgcaggttgctgcggtgcaaagttccagcttggtgaactctgacctgcgaaatcgcatcacttgactgtgtgagaccaatcgaggatcaaaacaggacctctctggacagaaatataaaatatggagcaatcactcatttttttaaatgtctaatcattttgtttaatctcgccccttttcgcagcgcagcacgacagaatttcgcacgcacaaactctagtgtgaatgCAGCTTTATTCTCTAAATTGCTTGTGGTGTttgtgtgtcatgtgctctcccgtctattgacTAGTCCCACCCTACttattaacccattattagtttattatgttcacctgtttgtgtgttaattatttctgcttatatttTCCTCATGTCTACTGTTCTGTGCCAGTTTGACGTCGTATGTTGCCTTGTTCTGATGTGTTCCAGTCCTGATCCCTACCAGCCTGCCCggtctagtttgttttgtttgtttatttgttttgttaatgttttccttCTTGAGATAGTttgttttgctatttattttttttactattaataaataCCCATTTACCCTGCACTTGAGTCCTTGCTCCTTTTCCCCTACACCAACTGTGACATACAGACTAGAAAAACTTTGGATTTTATTTGCAACTGCTCTGAGCGAATCGTATTGACTGGATTGTTTTCTTCAAAGTTAAATTAAAGAAGAAAGCCTTCTGCCATCTACAGCTAAATTCTCATGATGAGCAATTATattggtgtgaacaggccttatTGTGAGTTCTACAGCAGTAATCTGTGACTTTCAGGTGTTTCCAAGAGTGGCTGCTGGGATGTGTCTTACACCTCTAGAAGAGTCTGTGCTTTGGTAAACTCAACAGTAGACATTTCCTGCACATACTCACATCCCTCTGATTATACTGTGAAGAAAACATTCTGGCATTACAGTCAGACTGGAAACTTCATGGGAGATCTGCTTGAGGAGCATCAGTTTGCTGGTCGTGTGGAGTTTGTGGAGAACAAACTGAGAATCAAAGAGCTTAAGATCAGTGACTCTGGAGAATATCAGTTCAAGATCATCACTGACAAAACAGGAGGAACATACTCTGGTTCACCTGGAGTCATTCTTACAGTTACAGGTACAAGGACAGTTTTATATTACTTGTGGTGACAAACTATtgacttttcttcttttttttttttcagatacagAGGTAATAAGCAGACCAGACACTGTATCAGAGGGAGAAAAGGTGATATTAAGCTGTTCAACTAAATGCACTCTGAGTAGCAAACACACTTACATCTGGTACAAGAATGGACAGCAGGTAACAGATGGTTTCACTAAAGATAACAAGCTGTATCTGGACTCAGTCAGCAGTGAAGAGCTTCAAGAGTTCTCCTGTGCTGTAGGAGGTAAAATATCATCCATATATCATACATGCACATTACAGGGTTTTCTCTTATAGTCATGATTGTCTTCTTTGTGCTGTGCAGAAGCAGTGGACAGCACAGCGGTCAGCCATTATACAGTGACTCTGCTGGTGTTTGTACCTCAGTTTCTCATACTAGCAGCTGTGTGGATGTGGTGAGTGAAATATTCAGTAAAAGTCACATTTATACAGTGAACATACATAAATTCATTGGGTTTGTAAGACTGTGAAATCTGATTCAACAGGTTTTTCATCAGAGCACATCTCATctcaaaaactgaaaacaaagatGAAGTTGAGAAATCAAGTATATAAAGAATGTAAAGTAAAATTCCATAAtagtgaaaaaaaacaacaacaacagtgaaACAGTGTAAATATGTCTATATCTGTAACTTTTGTCTCAGAAGCGGTTGTTCCTCCTCCCTAGATCTGCTCTCTGTCCACCTGAGCTGGTGAAAAGACATTGCGTTTCAGTTGTGACATCATCACATTTATgctttgatttattcattctaCTAGTTCATTATTTAGTGACTTATaggaaagtttatttttttatgtcaccaaaaataaagatattttaatttattcctcTTCTTGCCAAAAATAACATTAGCTGTTTATCCTAAGATTATGCAAGGAACTACATGTTTAAAGTGTAaacctttttgtgtgtgtttttattattattattattatcgtgttgctttatttcagtattagtgaacactttcatattttaTGTTTCTGTAGATTCAGAAGTGTAACTAATTGTAAGGCTTGAAGCTTACACTGCTATTGTGAACCAATAATTGAGAACAGAAAGCAGCTGAAGGATGGCgtgtttaaataaattatttatctgACTTTATTATAATTAATCTGATAATCAAAAGTTGTTATCATCATTGATGAAGAGAATCAACAATTTTTAACCCTATTGGGTTCTGCCTACAAGTGACTCACTTAGaaccaaataacaaaataacctttaaaaattacaaaatattcaatgcaTTTGGTAGAAATGTTCATAGACCTTCAGGAGGATCAGCTATAGTAGTTAGAAGGGATATAATTCACAGTTATGTAACATTGAATACCAACTTGCAAGCTGTTGCTGTACGCGTAACCCTCCACAAAGTTATTACCTTATGTTCCATTTATATCCCCCCTGATGTTAGTATAACCTTACAAGATATGGATAATCTACAACAGCAGACACCATCCCCAGCCATATTCATGGGAGACTAATGGGAGACTTCATGCTACAGGAACTCAAAGGGAAAAGTAATTGAGgacttcattttaaaaaatgacctgTGCATATTAAATGATGGATCATATACATACCTGCACCCAGGACATGGAACTTACACTGCCATTGATCTAACACTCTGTCATCCTTTAATAGCTCCAGATTTTTCATGGGATATCTGGAATGACCTAAGTGGAAGCGATCATTTTCCATTGATTATTACCTTATTAGGTACTCAAAGACAAAGAACCCCAAGATGGAACCTTAACAAAGCAAACTGGTGCAGTTTTGAAATACAATGCAGTGAGAAATACAGAGAAATGGATCAAGTAAACCATAATTCATTAGAAGTTTTTACAAATAAACTGATTGAAATTGCAGAAGAAACCATTCCAAAAAGACCATCAAAGAACAGAAAAAGGCAGAAAGAATATTTAGCAAACATCCTACGAATGAAAACCtcattaaattgaaaatatttaGATCAAAAGCAAGAAGGACTATTAATGAAACCAAGAAACAGAGCTGGAAACAATATACATCAAATTTAACATCACAGACACCAACTAAGAAAATCTGGGATATGATCCGAAAAATGATGAACAAAGAAGGTGGATCACTAATATGTCACATAAATAGTGGTAGCACCCAACTAACTACCGAACAAGAAATTGTCAACAACCTTGCAAAAACCTTTGAAAGAAACATCCATAGAAAATTGTCTTCCTCAATTCCAAAGAATACAAAGGCAACAAGAACAAAACCAGATTGACTTTTCCTCTGATAATGCTGAAATATACAACAAATCCTTTACAATGAAAGAACTACAAAAAGCTTTGTAAAATTCAAAAGACACTGCAGTCGGTCCTGATAAAAATCCATTATCAGTTTTTAAAGCCCTTATACCCTATGATGTGTTGTAcctccttttaaatatttttaaccatATATGGACATCTGGAAAGGTACCATCTTGTTGGAAAGAATCTTTAATCATACCTATACCTAAACCAGGTAAAGACCACTCAGGTGTCAATAATTACCGCCCTAAAGCTCTTACCAGCTGTCTGTATAAAACAATGGAAAGAATGATAAATGATCGACTTGTATGGTCACTGGAGAAGGAccaaaatattagtaattatCAGTGTGGATTCAGAAGAGGAAGAAGCACAATAGATCATCTTGTACGACTAGAATCCTATGTGCaaaatggttttattaaaaaagaacacACTGTAGCAATATTCTTTGACTTGGAAAAAGCCTATGACACTGCTTGGAGATATGGCATTTTAAAAGACTTGTATGAAATAGGTTTTAGAGGACATCTACCTGTTTTTATCTTAAATTTTTTAACAAACGAATTGAACTGGCAGATGAAACTGCAAAACAGGCTATCTCCTTAAATGTGaccgaatgtttaattcctcctgaggacttgaaacccaccatcaatttgtacataaacgaaacatggcaaagagaatgggacaactgcatcaacaacaaattatatattatatataatatatataaattatatattaacccgaaaataaatgaaagacatgtagcaaattataattttgagaccagtgtaagaggctaaattattatatgtgtttgtttatatgacaaaacatgtatttttgactcaagaaggtccatactgactccaaaggcagatactgataagatcagggcctggtatgtggactttgggggttttacgatgtggtcacatgttgattggtcagtttgaatgtctcagcatttgggctttagtcacatggtcaagaaagatacagaataggtggtaaaacgctgctctgtctcttttcttttcctggcctgtctttcctggtctgctttcctcctctggtcctctccacctctgaatcttctctgactctactgcagtcaggctaacttctgggcctgctctctttgtctctctctccctccccctgtgtctctcctacctctggtaactttaattttacatttaagctgggtacaatttatatcatatgtttatcatttcatatttgatcattttatacagttattttgtaactaattcagttgtaaccatagagaattattgtcattaaatcatctcattttcaagtatttgtgagttacttttgatttaacatcaacacaactgttccatattgcaatacaatacaatcacataatatcaacgctctcccacatttatagctattaatactgcccattcggcagaactacagttcgaaccgctgtggttttaaaacctaaTCCTACACCAGGCATGATCAGatggtctataccagatgtcgaattggacattctatgttgacacattcatatttattaaataatgaagaatcacctaaatgtaataacaCCCAGATTGCTCTtatcatcaaacatattttgttggaatgtagaagtttaaattccttTAGacaaatttttataaggagagtactttgatggacatttttaccaccaggaagagttttacattttttatcaaataaagaactgaaaaaatcatatttaactttgaatacatttttttgtgaattttatctatttatattttatatatttgtctaagtaacttttttagtataatacgaattagtttttatcatgtaatattttaatgtatatccatttggccactaaatagccataagttgctgatgtggcaataaatatgtaataaataaattgatgaagAGAATCTCAGGCTGGCAAAGttgtttattacatttcatgtttaaatatacagacagtagaatgaaacaaactaacatactgtatagACAAACTTAGCTGTAACATATAAACCACTCTGTAACAAAGACAGTGAAACTGCCTTTGTTAGCAGATGGGGCTACACACCGGTGTGCGGAAGATGCAGAGTTAAAGCCGTTCTCCCAGATCAACAGTTACCATTCCTTATTGTACTCTGAGCAAATCATTGTCAAACGTGAGTGAAAACCAATCCCAAAAAACAGCTAAACATAAAAGCTAAGTTGAGGAGACAAAGTGAGGGAGAAGAACATTAACATACTCTCCTCAGGCCATGACTCAACAATAGGAAATAGATTGTATATAGAAAGACATCAATGTTTCTGTTGATTTCATCACTACAACACTTAAATCATAAACTGTCAAATGACATCAAACATGACAAATTTATATGAAAGAAGATCACAAGCAGATTAATTGTGTGTGGTGAAAACAGGCCCTTGATTGGCTAattgggaggaccgggagaattcccggtgggccggtctgtTTTTTGGCTACGAGGGCCAGTGTCTCTaactgcttgcactctcagcagtcacactttttttcatttatttatttgtttgaccatagcctcactctttttattcatttttttgcagccccgtgagcaaaatgcagTCTGCAGGTTAATGACGTAACTATCATTTGACCCAAACAGCGGCATCTTAGTGAAAATAAGAAttcgaataattaataataatgaatattacacctgctcagtgaaaatcagatgattcactacattaataaatctgacataacttgatcagaaatctaaaaggGGGAGAAAAAAGATTAAGtcatcaatagaaagtaatacaGTGGTTCAGAGTCTTGCAGATAACGgtgcaatacttattttttattccaaACGCACCAGCGTAACAGTGCTTTTGTCGTGCAgtggaattttttatttttttatttttagtgtcAAGACATATAATAATGTTTGGGTTACTAATGtagatgtatatatttattttttgtgtgacaaccgttacaaaggactggatatctctaaagaattttgcacagaatatatattcagatattgcaggaaaggacattatgttttaaagaatagtgctggcgatttagctaccctttaatgttctcatatgtatgaaaaacatttgaagttctaaagcagctgtttccttgaaaaagacgtcAAAGTGTCATTGGAAACTGAATaggaaattacattattttaatatagtcagtcatgaactgaggtgggccggtctaaggcttgaaactccagggctgaaaaggagtcccactccagcCCTGCGTGAAAAGCACATGGTTACTTCAAGCAAATGGCAGAGATGTGTACTGGAGATATAAGAAACTCTGCCACGCCAGGAGGACCCATCATGTGCTTGGAATGTCTCAGTAGTGCTTCAATAGCATAGGAGAAGTAGTATATAACATTTTCTCAGCTTACACTAATGTATCAATATAAGATCTGTTCACATTAAAAACAGAAACTGTAACTATATtgatgacagcagtgtttgtgatAATAATGGCTTTATCTATTCATATACTGGATGTATCTGTTCTTGCTCTGTCACCTTCCCTAATTTGGTATTATAGGGCTGAAAATCATTAAAGATATTTGTTTTGATTGCAAATCATGTTTATTGTAAAACCATTAAGggtataaacatacacacactacacacacaaacaacttgGTGCATTTTATGTTGAGCAAGGAGataaaaacaaaccattttaTTGTTATCATCTAAATAAACACTATGtattcaaatgtttaaaaattcaaTACTGCAGCAACACATTGCAGTTTATGATGCTCAATTTGTAAGTGTAGGAGACTTTAAGTGGTTATAATGTAATATGCAATAGCAAAATCAGAATATTGATACTGCCCTTCTAATAAGATCTATTGATGTGTGTAGGTGCCTACACTCCTTCACTTAAGTCTGTAATGTTAAACATACAACATGATTAAAAAATCTGCATGTTTTTTGTGGTGGATTTTTTTTGAAAATGCCAAAAATAAGTTGACTATGACatctaaaatgatcaaaaacATTGCAACATCATTAGTCTACAGACATTGCGCTAGTTTTGTCAGCACAAAGGAAATTGTGGCATAAATCGTATGTGTCATGCTGCACATATTTTGAGGAGGAAACAACTGCGTTTTGGTCTTTTGTAGCCTGGGGCTACTCAACTTATACTAAACGCTGTTAaatgcttgattttgattggctgatgaacactGTAAGGATGAGCTATTAATTTCAGACAAACAGACAGTTAGTTTCAAACAGATCTTGACCTCATTACAGTTCCGTATCAATGTGCTGAATAATTTGTCAGCAACAgtcaaaaatctaattaaaaaaataaacaactagGCTAAAATGTGTAAGGTGAGATGTGTTAGATTGTCCTACTCAACTCACTCATTagccttcagcttagtccctgatttatcagtggttgccactgAGGAATGAactggcagatgcccttccaactcaGCACTAGGAAACTCTAGAT encodes the following:
- the LOC130215478 gene encoding sialoadhesin-like isoform X2, whose product is MDFRLLLLILLLHISGSLTLDRLSVTCENICALRETSVQLKCAYDSIPIKSVFWFSWKQSPNWRKNNEPEDLDLDSDYSGRVKQIFKHDCSTLLISDVTERDSGEYQLMFIMKDGVKCLSSVAVSLTVTDLQVKMSPASTDTRGPAVNLTCDTSCDLTFKPKDYFWKKNGQYIKDLHARNITVASTEMDGSYSCFLTQDLKNSSSPVCVSKSGCWDVSYTSRRVCALVNSTVDISCTYSHPSDYTVKKTFWHYSQTGNFMGDLLEEHQFAGRVEFVENKLRIKELKISDSGEYQFKIITDKTGGTYSGSPGVILTVTDTEVISRPDTVSEGEKVILSCSTKCTLSSKHTYIWYKNGQQVTDGFTKDNKLYLDSVSSEELQEFSCAVGEAVDSTAVSHYTVTLLVFVPQFLILAAVWMWFFIRAHLISKTENKDEVEKSSI